Proteins encoded within one genomic window of Balaenoptera ricei isolate mBalRic1 chromosome 10, mBalRic1.hap2, whole genome shotgun sequence:
- the CMAS gene encoding N-acylneuraminate cytidylyltransferase: MDSVEKGAATSVSNPRGRPSRGRPPKLQRNSRGGQGRGVEKPPHLAALILARGGSKGIPLKNIKHLAGVPLIGWVLRAALDSGVFQSVWVSTDHDEIENVAKQFGAQVHRRSSEASKDSSTSLDAIIEFLNYHNEVDIVGNIQATSPCLHPTDLQKVAEMIREEGYDSVFSVVRRHQFRWGEIQKGVREMTEPLNLNPAKRPRRQDWDGELYENGSFYFAKRHLIEMGYLQGGKMAYYEMRAEHSVDIDVDIDWPIAEQRVLRFGYFGKEKLKEIKLFVCNIDGCLTNGHIYVSGDQKEIISYDVKDAIGISLLKKSGIEVRLISERACSKQTLSSLKLDCKMEVSVPDKLAVVDEWRKEMGLCWKEVAYLGNEVSDEECLKKVGLSGVPADACAAARKAVGYICKSNGGRGALREFAEHVFLLMEKVINSCQK; encoded by the exons ATGGACTCGGTGGAGAAGGGGGCAGCCACCTCCGTCTCCAACCCGCGGGGGCGGCCCTCCCGGGGTCGGCCGCCAAAGCTGCAGCGCAACTCCCGCGGCGGCCAGGGCCGAGGTGtggagaagcccccgcacctggCGGCCCTAATCCTGGCCCGCGGCGGCAGCAAGGGCATCCCCCTGAAGAACATTAAGCACCTGGCGGGGGTCCCGCTCATTGGCTGGGTCCTGCGTGCGGCCCTGGACTCGGGGGTCTTCCAGAG TGTTTGGGTTTCAACAGACCATGATGAAATTGAGAATGTGGCCAAACAATTTGGTGCACAAGTTCATCGAAGAAGTTCTGAAGCTTCAAAAGACAGTTCTACCTCACTAGATGCCATCATAGAATTTCTTAATTATCACAATG agGTTGACATTGTAGGAAATATTCAAGCTACTTCTCCGTGTTTACATCCTACTGATCTTCAAAAAGTTGCAGAAATGATTCGAGAAGAAGGATatgattctgttttctctgttgtgAGACGCCATCAGTTTCGATGGGGTGAAATTCAGAAAGGAG TTCGTGAAATGACTGAGCCTCTGAATTTGAATCCAGCTAAACGACCTCGTCGACAAGACTGGGATGGAGAATTATATGAAAATGGCTCGTTTTATTTTGCTAAAAGACATTTGATAGAGATGGGTTACTTACAG GGTGGGAAAATGGCGTACTACGAGATGCGAGCCGAGCACAGTGTGGACATAGATGTGGACATTGACTGGCCTATTGCAGAACAAAGAGTATTAAG aTTTGGCTATTTTGGCAAAGAGAAGCTGAAGGAGATAAAACTTTTCGTTTGCAATATTGATGGATGTCTAACCAATGGCCACATTTATGTATCAGGAgaccaaaaagaaataatatcttaTGATGTAAAAGATGCTATTGGGATAAGTTTATTAAAGAAAAGTGGTATTGAG gtgAGGTTAATCTCAGAAAGGGCCTGTTCAAAGCAGACTCTCTCTTCCTTAAAACTGGATTGCAAAATGGAAGTCAGTGTACCAGACAAGCTTGCAGTTGTAGatgaatggagaaaagaaatgggCCTGTGCTGGAAAGAAGTGGCATATCTTG GAAATGAAGTGTCTGATGAGGAATGCTTGAAGAAAGTGGGCCTCAGTGGCGTTCCTGCTGATGCCTGTGCCGCTGCCCGGAAGGCTGTTGGATATATTTGCAAAAGCAATGGTGGCCGTGGTGCCCTCCGAGAGTTTGCAGAGCACGTTTTCCTACTAATGGAAAAGGTTATTAATTCATGccaaaaatag